A window of Synchiropus splendidus isolate RoL2022-P1 chromosome 9, RoL_Sspl_1.0, whole genome shotgun sequence contains these coding sequences:
- the wipf1b gene encoding WAS/WASL-interacting protein family member 1 isoform X1 — protein MPVPPPPPPPGAPPPPSFNDRPSPPSGKGRGALLSDICKGTKLKKTVTNDRSAPALDNKPKGGGGIGGGGGGGGAGGGGFGGGSPAGLGGLFAGGMPKLRSAGNRDTTDAAPSRGPILPPGGRSSGPTPFGGSGSPSGPARFPGSSASSRASVPDLPKGRPSFSRPDTPGGPPPIPNTPRPNQSRGGPPPPPSMPASPRPSYSSSPSPPSLPPGRHGPLPPPPGGSPGARSSFSSPPPPPPPSNSNRPPLPPAPVGRPPLPDDRPPPPPIGAPRQALSRDMPPPPPSFNSKPSSVSSSPRASFGGGAPPLPPSRPGPPPLPPSPVVGDDHNTPRLPQRNSSLNSHAASPPHGRSGPLPPPPNERPPALGKNQPSVRTGPLPPPPSTGRSFGGSMRTSPAPSPVGRPGPEPPRSGPGRPPLPPDRPGIGGPPLPPPPMGNGFQTSHHQTQADEWECRFSFHPVSDLPPPEPYVPFQKTYPSKMTKSDGKGPGRKERGAPPLPPIPR, from the exons ATGCCagttccacctcctccacctcccccggGAGCTCCCCCTCCTCCGTCTTTTAATGAT AGGCCGAGCCCCCCGAGTGGTAAAGGAAGGGGGGCGCTGTTGTCGGACATCTGCAAAGGCACCAAGCTGAAGAAGACTGTCACGAATGATCGCAGCGCTCCAGCTTTAGATAATA AACCAAAGGGAGGTGGTGGAATAGGCggcggtggagggggaggaggtgcAGGCGGAGGTGGCTTCGGAGGTGGATCTCCAGCTGGTCTAGGTGGACTGTTTGCAGGTGGGATGCCGAAACTTCGATCTGCAGGAAACAGAGACACCACAG ACGCAGCTCCAAGTCGAGGACCGATACTCCCCCCGGGAGGTCGTTCGTCCGGCCCCACTCCTTTTGGTGGTAGTGGGAGCCCCAGTGGTCCAGCTAGATTTCCCGGCTCGTCTGCCAGCTCCCGTGCCAGTGTTCCTGACCTTCCAAAGGGTCGTCCCAGTTTCTCACGACCGGACACTCCGGGAGGGCCCCCTCCGATCCCTAACACTCCGCGACCCAACCAGTCTCGTGGgggtccaccaccaccaccttcaaTGCCAGCATCACCGAGACCGAGTTATTCCTCTTCACCCTCTCCTCCTAGTCTTCCACCTGGAAGACATGGGCCACTTCCTCCACCACCAGGGGGCTCACCAGGGGCACGGTCCAGCTTTTCCagccctcctccacctccaccacccTCAAACAGCAACCGGCCTCCTTTACCGCCAGCCCCTGTCGGGAGGCCCCCACTCCCCGATGACCGGCCTCCGCCACCACCTATTGGAGCTCCGCGTCAAGCTCTGTCTCGAGACATGCCGCCCCCTCCGCCCTCTTTCAACTCCAAGCCCTCCTCAGTCTCATCATCTCCTCGCGCATCATTTGGTGGGGGTGCACCTCCCCTCCCACCTAGCCGACCCGgaccccctcctcttcctccttctccagtgGTTGGAGATGACCACAACACCCCTCGGCTGCCGCAGAGGAACAGCTCACTCAACAG CCACGCTGCGTCTCCACCACATGGCCGAAGCGGACCCTTGCCACCTCCGCCCAACGAGAGACCCCCAGCTCTTGGAAAGAACCAGCCCTCAGTTCGCACAG GgcctctccctccccctccatcCACGGGTCGGAGCTTTGGCGGCAGCATGAGAACATCACCTGCTCCTTCACCTGTCGGACGACCAGGACCTGAGCCCCCCCGAAGTGGACCAGGCagaccccccctccctccagaCAGGCCTGGGATCGGAGGgccccctcttcctcctcctcctatgGGTAATGGCTTCCAAACCTCCCACCACCAGACACAAG CAGATGAGTGGGAGTGTCGGTTCAGTTTCCACCCCGTTTCAGACCTCCCTCCACCCGAGCCCTACGTGCCCTTCCAGAAGACCTACCCAAGCAAGATGACCAAGAGTGATGGCAAAG GGCCAGGCAGGAAAGAGCGCGGAGCCCCACCTCTTCCTCCTATACCCAGGTGA
- the wipf1b gene encoding WAS/WASL-interacting protein family member 1 isoform X2, whose product MPVPPPPPPPGAPPPPSFNDRPSPPSGKGRGALLSDICKGTKLKKTVTNDRSAPALDNKPKGGGGIGGGGGGGGAGGGGFGGGSPAGLGGLFAGGMPKLRSAGNRDTTDAAPSRGPILPPGGRSSGPTPFGGSGSPSGPARFPGSSASSRASVPDLPKGRPSFSRPDTPGGPPPIPNTPRPNQSRGGPPPPPSMPASPRPSYSSSPSPPSLPPGRHGPLPPPPGGSPGARSSFSSPPPPPPPSNSNRPPLPPAPVGRPPLPDDRPPPPPIGAPRQALSRDMPPPPPSFNSKPSSVSSSPRASFGGGAPPLPPSRPGPPPLPPSPVVGDDHNTPRLPQRNSSLNSHAASPPHGRSGPLPPPPNERPPALGKNQPSVRTGPLPPPPSTGRSFGGSMRTSPAPSPVGRPGPEPPRSGPGRPPLPPDRPGIGGPPLPPPPMGNGFQTSHHQTQDEWECRFSFHPVSDLPPPEPYVPFQKTYPSKMTKSDGKGPGRKERGAPPLPPIPR is encoded by the exons ATGCCagttccacctcctccacctcccccggGAGCTCCCCCTCCTCCGTCTTTTAATGAT AGGCCGAGCCCCCCGAGTGGTAAAGGAAGGGGGGCGCTGTTGTCGGACATCTGCAAAGGCACCAAGCTGAAGAAGACTGTCACGAATGATCGCAGCGCTCCAGCTTTAGATAATA AACCAAAGGGAGGTGGTGGAATAGGCggcggtggagggggaggaggtgcAGGCGGAGGTGGCTTCGGAGGTGGATCTCCAGCTGGTCTAGGTGGACTGTTTGCAGGTGGGATGCCGAAACTTCGATCTGCAGGAAACAGAGACACCACAG ACGCAGCTCCAAGTCGAGGACCGATACTCCCCCCGGGAGGTCGTTCGTCCGGCCCCACTCCTTTTGGTGGTAGTGGGAGCCCCAGTGGTCCAGCTAGATTTCCCGGCTCGTCTGCCAGCTCCCGTGCCAGTGTTCCTGACCTTCCAAAGGGTCGTCCCAGTTTCTCACGACCGGACACTCCGGGAGGGCCCCCTCCGATCCCTAACACTCCGCGACCCAACCAGTCTCGTGGgggtccaccaccaccaccttcaaTGCCAGCATCACCGAGACCGAGTTATTCCTCTTCACCCTCTCCTCCTAGTCTTCCACCTGGAAGACATGGGCCACTTCCTCCACCACCAGGGGGCTCACCAGGGGCACGGTCCAGCTTTTCCagccctcctccacctccaccacccTCAAACAGCAACCGGCCTCCTTTACCGCCAGCCCCTGTCGGGAGGCCCCCACTCCCCGATGACCGGCCTCCGCCACCACCTATTGGAGCTCCGCGTCAAGCTCTGTCTCGAGACATGCCGCCCCCTCCGCCCTCTTTCAACTCCAAGCCCTCCTCAGTCTCATCATCTCCTCGCGCATCATTTGGTGGGGGTGCACCTCCCCTCCCACCTAGCCGACCCGgaccccctcctcttcctccttctccagtgGTTGGAGATGACCACAACACCCCTCGGCTGCCGCAGAGGAACAGCTCACTCAACAG CCACGCTGCGTCTCCACCACATGGCCGAAGCGGACCCTTGCCACCTCCGCCCAACGAGAGACCCCCAGCTCTTGGAAAGAACCAGCCCTCAGTTCGCACAG GgcctctccctccccctccatcCACGGGTCGGAGCTTTGGCGGCAGCATGAGAACATCACCTGCTCCTTCACCTGTCGGACGACCAGGACCTGAGCCCCCCCGAAGTGGACCAGGCagaccccccctccctccagaCAGGCCTGGGATCGGAGGgccccctcttcctcctcctcctatgGGTAATGGCTTCCAAACCTCCCACCACCAGACACAAG ATGAGTGGGAGTGTCGGTTCAGTTTCCACCCCGTTTCAGACCTCCCTCCACCCGAGCCCTACGTGCCCTTCCAGAAGACCTACCCAAGCAAGATGACCAAGAGTGATGGCAAAG GGCCAGGCAGGAAAGAGCGCGGAGCCCCACCTCTTCCTCCTATACCCAGGTGA